A single window of Aythya fuligula isolate bAytFul2 chromosome Z, bAytFul2.pri, whole genome shotgun sequence DNA harbors:
- the IL31RA gene encoding interleukin-31 receptor subunit alpha isoform X1, which yields MPLRLTAPRPAPEHGGRAVRGRDPALKCFLPIVYEKEMFNCWIWMFILLCGSSIADEKSIRDADIFPSSPEIERGSTLKLFCVLGKHYTPQRNASHIIWKLNHELIAQENYNIVNETVSSVIIHNFTYNKAHVKCFIKYLGKEQLLVHTEVKSGFPPDTPGNISCIYYFNVELTCNWTSGRETNLTTTYTLYRKIKNTQGLILPDSEFSSCRSKTESCSFRHPNIPFSNYFCFQVKAQNVLGEAISECVPITMESIEKFEPPEILSVKKIAGIKQLLTVTWKIPEDIIPAQYLNCQVRYRNLYSNSSEIDNVAVTSEEKVVSLNLTGLWDSTEYSVAVRCIGVESKFWSEWCREKTASTEDKAPSGKVDLWRIIESSHPAGNRPVHLMWKLLGNIPHPGRILGYKIQYFPENNAALQMTKIITNKKIVLPLKEEAYIISVTAYNSAGSSPAAVLRIPSTDEKPPEIIETVRTFTTNEEMIVEWIASEPEVTEYVVEWYEELETDPFSRSWQYISNSTKWKANKKIFKPFVCYNMSVYPLYGNKVAAPYSIQTYVQEKEPSEGPVADTDVLGKNEVVIKWEEISKDKRNGFITNYTIFYKPEGGKELNETVNSDVLHHRLKSLQANTQYTVYIMASNRAGGTSGEQKTFKTLKFNKEDIIFIAIPVGLSMFFLLGLWITCILKKHVFKKVCWPDIPNPAESVAVEWPLDASMNNSFLKGVTYEDKTLGLEDLNVLEDCFPEEDHEGLLLMNCENHVSECTDTNATAVQNISEHKITLLNGEKKIQYNEEHEVAKCLSPSMPYVITGEDFRSQMHSALIPAKKIQPIEMLEDDLRETQQISVKNEESDNEEVLKLEDFSEKTLFNPYLRNSVKTREFLISENLTEPSENEPKKQPTVLPAFQQNAVGQSYVTLDMVGLATAH from the exons tgTTTCCTGCCCATAGtttatgaaaaggaaatgttcaACTGTTGGATTTGGATGTTCATCTTGCTCTGCGGAAGTTCTATAGCAG atgAAAAATCTATCAGAGatgctgacatttttccttcatctcctgAAATTGAAAGAGGATCCACCCTGAAACTGTTTTGTGTTCTTGGAAAACACTATACGCCTCAAAGAAATGCAAGCCACATCATCTGGAAATTAAATCATGAATTGATTGCTCAGGAAAACTATAACATTGTGAATGAGACTGTATCTAGTGTAATCATCCATAATTTCACTTACAACAAAGCACATGTGAAATGTTTCATCAAGTACTTAGGCAAAGAACAACTTTTGGTTCACACAGAAGTTAAATCTGGCT TTCCACCAGACACGCcaggaaatatttcctgtatttattactttaatGTTGAACTTACCTGCAACTGGActtcaggaagagaaacaaatctTACAACAACCTATActctttacagaaaaat taaGAATACACAAGGTCTGATTCTGCCGGACTCAGAGTTCTCCAGCTGCCGAAGCAAAACCGAGTCATGCTCATTTCGTCACCCAAATATTCCatttagtaattatttttgttttcaagtgaaAGCTCAAAATGTTTTGGGTGAAGCTATATCAGAGTGTGTTCCTATTACTATGGAAAGCATAG AGAAATTTGAACCTCCTGAAATACTTTCCGTAAAAAAAATTGCTGGTATAAAGCAGTTGCTCACAGTAACCTGGAAAATACCTGAGGATATTATACCTGCACAATATTTAAACTGCCAGGTTCGATATAGAAACTTGTATTCAAACTCTTCG GAAATTGACAATGTCGCAGTGACTTCTGAAGAGAAAGTAGTATCACTTAATCTCACAGGTCTGTGGGACTCCACAGAGTATTCAGTTGCTGTTCGGTGTATTGGTGTTGAATCAAAATTCTGGAGTGAATGGTgtagagagaaaacagcaagcaCAGAGGATAAAG cTCCCTCAGGAAAAGTGGATTTGTGGAGGATAATTGAATCTTCACACCCAGCTGGAAATAGACCTGTACATCTTATGTGGAAG ctaCTAGGCAACATTCCACACCCTGGGAGAATTCTAGGctacaaaatacagtattttccagaaaacaatgCTGCGCTTCAGATGACAAAGATCATCACCAATAAGAAAATTGTATTACCTTTAAAAGAAGAGGCATATATAATATCTGTTACTGCCTATAATTCTGCTGGAAGTTCTCCTGCAGCTGTTTTGAGGATTCCATCCACTGATGAAAAAC CTCCTGAGATTATTGAAACAGTAAGGACCTTTAcaacaaatgaagaaatgattGTGGAATGGATAGCCTCTGAACCAGAAGTAACTGAATATGTCGTTGAGTGGTATGAGGAGCTGGAGACAGATCCTTTCAGTAGATCATGGCAGTATATATCAAATTCTACAAAGTGGAAAGCTAACAAAA aaatctttaaACCATTTGTATGCTATAACATGTCAGTGTATCCTCTTTATGGCAATAAAGTAGCAGCTCCATATTCCATACAAACTTATGTTCAAGAAAAAG AGCCATCAGAAGGTCCTGTGGCTGATACAGATGTTCTAGGCAAAAATGAAGTTGTAATAAAATGGGAGGAGAtttcaaaagataaaagaaatggCTTTATCACTAACTatacaatattttataaacCTGAAGGTGGAAAAGAGTTGA ATGAAACGGTGAACTCTGATGTTCTGCACCACAGACTGAAGTCCTTACAGGCTAATACACAATATACTGTCTATATCATGGCAAGCAATAGAGCTGGTGGAACCAGTGGAGAGCAAAAAACCTTCAAGACTTTGAAATTCA atAAAGAAGacattattttcattgctaTACCCGTTGGATTAAGCATGTTCTTTCTGTTAGGCCTTTGGATaacatgcattttgaaaaaacacGT GTTTAAAAAGGTTTGCTGGCCTGATATACCCAACCCTGCAGAGAGCGTTGCTGTGGAATGGCCTCTTGATGCCTCCATG AATAATTCGTTTTTGAAGGGAGTGACATACGAGGATAAAACCTTAGGCCTGGAGGACTTAAATGTTTTGGAAGATTGCTTTCCTGAAGAAGATCATGAAGGATTATTGCTAATGAACTGTGAAAACCATGTTTCTGAGTGTACTGATACTAATGCAACAGCCGTACAAAATATCTCAGAACACAAAATAACTCtgttaaatggagaaaaaaagatacagtaTAATGAAGAACATGAAGTTGCTAAATGCCTTTCACCATCTATGCCTTATGTAATTACTGGTGAAGATTTCAGAAGTCAAATGCATTCAGCTTTGATACCAGCCAAGAAAATCCAACCCATAGAAATGCTGGAAGATGATTTACGTGAAACCCAAcagatttcagttaaaaatgaagaaagtgaTAATGAAGAAGTGTTAAAGCTGGaagatttcagtgaaaaaacatTGTTCAACCCATACCTTAGAAATTCTGTTAAAACGAGGgaatttctgatttctgagaACTTGACAGAACCTAGTGAGAATGAACCCAAGAAGCAGCCAACTGTTTTACCTGCTTTTCAACAAAATGCTGTAGGACAATCCTATGTAACACTGGACATGGTTGGTCTGGCCACAGCTCATTAG
- the IL31RA gene encoding interleukin-31 receptor subunit alpha isoform X2, protein MFNCWIWMFILLCGSSIADEKSIRDADIFPSSPEIERGSTLKLFCVLGKHYTPQRNASHIIWKLNHELIAQENYNIVNETVSSVIIHNFTYNKAHVKCFIKYLGKEQLLVHTEVKSGFPPDTPGNISCIYYFNVELTCNWTSGRETNLTTTYTLYRKIKNTQGLILPDSEFSSCRSKTESCSFRHPNIPFSNYFCFQVKAQNVLGEAISECVPITMESIEKFEPPEILSVKKIAGIKQLLTVTWKIPEDIIPAQYLNCQVRYRNLYSNSSEIDNVAVTSEEKVVSLNLTGLWDSTEYSVAVRCIGVESKFWSEWCREKTASTEDKAPSGKVDLWRIIESSHPAGNRPVHLMWKLLGNIPHPGRILGYKIQYFPENNAALQMTKIITNKKIVLPLKEEAYIISVTAYNSAGSSPAAVLRIPSTDEKPPEIIETVRTFTTNEEMIVEWIASEPEVTEYVVEWYEELETDPFSRSWQYISNSTKWKANKKIFKPFVCYNMSVYPLYGNKVAAPYSIQTYVQEKEPSEGPVADTDVLGKNEVVIKWEEISKDKRNGFITNYTIFYKPEGGKELNETVNSDVLHHRLKSLQANTQYTVYIMASNRAGGTSGEQKTFKTLKFNKEDIIFIAIPVGLSMFFLLGLWITCILKKHVFKKVCWPDIPNPAESVAVEWPLDASMNNSFLKGVTYEDKTLGLEDLNVLEDCFPEEDHEGLLLMNCENHVSECTDTNATAVQNISEHKITLLNGEKKIQYNEEHEVAKCLSPSMPYVITGEDFRSQMHSALIPAKKIQPIEMLEDDLRETQQISVKNEESDNEEVLKLEDFSEKTLFNPYLRNSVKTREFLISENLTEPSENEPKKQPTVLPAFQQNAVGQSYVTLDMVGLATAH, encoded by the exons atgttcaACTGTTGGATTTGGATGTTCATCTTGCTCTGCGGAAGTTCTATAGCAG atgAAAAATCTATCAGAGatgctgacatttttccttcatctcctgAAATTGAAAGAGGATCCACCCTGAAACTGTTTTGTGTTCTTGGAAAACACTATACGCCTCAAAGAAATGCAAGCCACATCATCTGGAAATTAAATCATGAATTGATTGCTCAGGAAAACTATAACATTGTGAATGAGACTGTATCTAGTGTAATCATCCATAATTTCACTTACAACAAAGCACATGTGAAATGTTTCATCAAGTACTTAGGCAAAGAACAACTTTTGGTTCACACAGAAGTTAAATCTGGCT TTCCACCAGACACGCcaggaaatatttcctgtatttattactttaatGTTGAACTTACCTGCAACTGGActtcaggaagagaaacaaatctTACAACAACCTATActctttacagaaaaat taaGAATACACAAGGTCTGATTCTGCCGGACTCAGAGTTCTCCAGCTGCCGAAGCAAAACCGAGTCATGCTCATTTCGTCACCCAAATATTCCatttagtaattatttttgttttcaagtgaaAGCTCAAAATGTTTTGGGTGAAGCTATATCAGAGTGTGTTCCTATTACTATGGAAAGCATAG AGAAATTTGAACCTCCTGAAATACTTTCCGTAAAAAAAATTGCTGGTATAAAGCAGTTGCTCACAGTAACCTGGAAAATACCTGAGGATATTATACCTGCACAATATTTAAACTGCCAGGTTCGATATAGAAACTTGTATTCAAACTCTTCG GAAATTGACAATGTCGCAGTGACTTCTGAAGAGAAAGTAGTATCACTTAATCTCACAGGTCTGTGGGACTCCACAGAGTATTCAGTTGCTGTTCGGTGTATTGGTGTTGAATCAAAATTCTGGAGTGAATGGTgtagagagaaaacagcaagcaCAGAGGATAAAG cTCCCTCAGGAAAAGTGGATTTGTGGAGGATAATTGAATCTTCACACCCAGCTGGAAATAGACCTGTACATCTTATGTGGAAG ctaCTAGGCAACATTCCACACCCTGGGAGAATTCTAGGctacaaaatacagtattttccagaaaacaatgCTGCGCTTCAGATGACAAAGATCATCACCAATAAGAAAATTGTATTACCTTTAAAAGAAGAGGCATATATAATATCTGTTACTGCCTATAATTCTGCTGGAAGTTCTCCTGCAGCTGTTTTGAGGATTCCATCCACTGATGAAAAAC CTCCTGAGATTATTGAAACAGTAAGGACCTTTAcaacaaatgaagaaatgattGTGGAATGGATAGCCTCTGAACCAGAAGTAACTGAATATGTCGTTGAGTGGTATGAGGAGCTGGAGACAGATCCTTTCAGTAGATCATGGCAGTATATATCAAATTCTACAAAGTGGAAAGCTAACAAAA aaatctttaaACCATTTGTATGCTATAACATGTCAGTGTATCCTCTTTATGGCAATAAAGTAGCAGCTCCATATTCCATACAAACTTATGTTCAAGAAAAAG AGCCATCAGAAGGTCCTGTGGCTGATACAGATGTTCTAGGCAAAAATGAAGTTGTAATAAAATGGGAGGAGAtttcaaaagataaaagaaatggCTTTATCACTAACTatacaatattttataaacCTGAAGGTGGAAAAGAGTTGA ATGAAACGGTGAACTCTGATGTTCTGCACCACAGACTGAAGTCCTTACAGGCTAATACACAATATACTGTCTATATCATGGCAAGCAATAGAGCTGGTGGAACCAGTGGAGAGCAAAAAACCTTCAAGACTTTGAAATTCA atAAAGAAGacattattttcattgctaTACCCGTTGGATTAAGCATGTTCTTTCTGTTAGGCCTTTGGATaacatgcattttgaaaaaacacGT GTTTAAAAAGGTTTGCTGGCCTGATATACCCAACCCTGCAGAGAGCGTTGCTGTGGAATGGCCTCTTGATGCCTCCATG AATAATTCGTTTTTGAAGGGAGTGACATACGAGGATAAAACCTTAGGCCTGGAGGACTTAAATGTTTTGGAAGATTGCTTTCCTGAAGAAGATCATGAAGGATTATTGCTAATGAACTGTGAAAACCATGTTTCTGAGTGTACTGATACTAATGCAACAGCCGTACAAAATATCTCAGAACACAAAATAACTCtgttaaatggagaaaaaaagatacagtaTAATGAAGAACATGAAGTTGCTAAATGCCTTTCACCATCTATGCCTTATGTAATTACTGGTGAAGATTTCAGAAGTCAAATGCATTCAGCTTTGATACCAGCCAAGAAAATCCAACCCATAGAAATGCTGGAAGATGATTTACGTGAAACCCAAcagatttcagttaaaaatgaagaaagtgaTAATGAAGAAGTGTTAAAGCTGGaagatttcagtgaaaaaacatTGTTCAACCCATACCTTAGAAATTCTGTTAAAACGAGGgaatttctgatttctgagaACTTGACAGAACCTAGTGAGAATGAACCCAAGAAGCAGCCAACTGTTTTACCTGCTTTTCAACAAAATGCTGTAGGACAATCCTATGTAACACTGGACATGGTTGGTCTGGCCACAGCTCATTAG